From Rhizophagus irregularis chromosome 9, complete sequence, the proteins below share one genomic window:
- a CDS encoding uncharacterized protein (MEROPS:MER0122467), translating into MGKKRNRSHRPHKQHKPKFQHHGRKNRTKMNDLSADEWTRAQQELDQQLKKMGLYCKEIDGDGNCLFRSLSDQFYGNTKQHSKIRKEVCDYLERNRDHFQYFVEDDKTFDYHLSQMRKVGTYGGNMELVAFAQLHEVDIKVYQPGTIYVIEGKENDNTKDDRSTNEIRTRRTLHIIYHNWEHYSSVRNIQGPHEGDPEIISEPINTANDSIEKWIMDSTGERNLTKIREMMKRLQFDHNEVINELLDGSQKSFIDDVGSNSKKFADEVINESIESSLKSSINDDESNSKKTISEVTNDSDHDGSNSKKTISEISNESDHDGSNSKKSVDEVTNESIQSSQKSSINDDGFNSKKDIESIGSSQKSSINNKTGEDTEENSPVKHPSQKTIDKSLDSFQNKQSEMVSKKRSQKALDSDPILKNQSLSKKEKRKLRKKQNRHKNNYRNDSVVKHKDKEDKVILQLFI; encoded by the exons ATGGGAAAGAAAAGAAATCGTTCACATAGACCACATAAACAACATAAACCTAAGTTTCAACAT CATGGGCGAAAAAATAGGACAAAAATG AACGATCTGTCTGCTGACGAATGGACTCGAGCACAACAGGAATTAGatcaacaattaaaaaaaatgggtttATATTGTAAAGAAATTGACGGGGATGGAAATTGTTTGTTCAG gtCTTTATCAGATCAATTTTATGGAAATACAAAGCAACATTCAAAGATTCGTAAAGAAGTATGCGATTATTTAGAAAGGAATCGCGATCATTTCCAATACTTCGTAGAGGATGATAAAACTTTTGATTACCATTTGTCGCAGATGAGAAAAGTTGGTACGTATGGCGGAAACATGGAATTGGTAGCATTTGCACAACTTCACGAGGTTGATATAAAAGTATATCAACCTGGAACAATCTATGTTATTGAGGGAAAGGAAAATGATAACACGAAAGATGATAGATCTACAAACGAAATTAGGACGAGGAGAACCTTACATATCAT ttatcaTAACTGGGAACATTATAGTTCGGTAAGGAACATTCAAGGACCGCATGAGGGTGACCCGGAAATAATATCTGAg CCAATAAATACTGCAAATGATTCTATCGAAAAATGGATCATGGACTCTACTGGAGAGAGGAATTTGACAAAAATTCGAGAAATGATGAAGAGATTACAATTTGATCACAACGAAGTTATAAATGAATTACTCGATGGTTCACAAAAAAGCTTCATTGATGATGTTGGATCCAATTCAAAAAAGTTTGCCGACGAAGTCATAAACGAATCAATTGAAAGTTCACTGAAGAGTTctattaatgatgatgaatccaattcaaaaaaaactatatcCGAGGTCACAAACGATTCAGATCATGACGGATCcaattcaaaaaaaactatttctgAAATCTCGAACGAATCAGATCATGACGGATCTAATTCAAAAAAGTCTGTTGACGAAGTTACAAATGAATCAATCCAAAGTTCACAGAAAAGCTCCATCAATGACGATGGGttcaattcaaaaaaagatattgaatCAATTGGAAGCTCACAAAAAAGCTCGATTAACAATAAGACTGGTGAAG ATACAGAAGAGAATTCGCCTGTTAAACATCCTTCTCAAAAGACAATTGATAAGTCTTTAGATTCATTTCAAAACAAGCAATCTGAAATGGTATCAAAAAAACGAAGTCAGAAAGCTTTAGACTCGGATCCaatattgaaaaatcaatctttatctaaaaaagaaaaaagaaaattacgtAAAAAGCAAAACCGacataaaaacaattataGGAATGATAGCGTGGTAAAACATAAAGATAAGGAAGATAAAGTAATATTacaattgtttatttaa